A window of the Thalassospira sp. TSL5-1 genome harbors these coding sequences:
- a CDS encoding DUF2946 family protein — protein sequence MSFPATMPLAMLARLRRTLDGVQCSPQHGLRVWGLILVVLLASLTQAGVPLALHGADGSGPGSRQAASDIIYICTGSGIQPVRLSSIGDGQTGIPATLASDGDDTRSGGKPAASHAFCAHCAFCHVLPVVMTGFWWSHPVGQIRFVVFPVGVDARYIMASYGFDARGPPVVPA from the coding sequence TTGTCGTTTCCTGCCACAATGCCCCTGGCAATGCTGGCACGGTTACGACGCACCCTGGACGGTGTTCAATGCTCCCCGCAACATGGTCTGCGGGTGTGGGGGCTGATTCTTGTTGTCTTGCTGGCCTCCCTGACACAGGCGGGTGTCCCGCTTGCCCTGCATGGGGCAGATGGCAGCGGGCCAGGCTCCCGGCAGGCTGCTTCGGATATTATTTATATCTGTACCGGCAGCGGCATACAGCCTGTTCGTCTTTCGTCAATTGGGGATGGTCAAACGGGTATTCCCGCCACACTGGCGAGTGATGGTGACGATACCCGATCTGGCGGCAAACCCGCCGCGTCACATGCCTTTTGTGCCCATTGTGCCTTTTGTCATGTGCTGCCGGTTGTGATGACCGGTTTTTGGTGGTCGCATCCTGTTGGGCAAATCCGCTTTGTGGTTTTCCCGGTGGGGGTTGATGCGCGCTATATCATGGCGTCTTATGGTTTTGATGCTAGGGGGCCGCCTGTCGTTCCTGCCTGA
- a CDS encoding copper chaperone PCu(A)C translates to MRKSFFAGATIAAALLASFPAFANDISISNAWSKESIGRVPNGAVFFNIENAGAEDRVIGATSDLADRTELHTHIMDGNVMKMRQVKDGVAVPAHGAVAFKPGSYHVMLLGLHDPLKAGQHIALTLQFEKAGDVPVDAKVLTLDDASKMAVPGTMNMNAKQGMKGAMDPSGGMGKMKN, encoded by the coding sequence ATGCGTAAATCATTCTTCGCCGGGGCCACAATTGCCGCAGCTTTGCTGGCATCGTTTCCGGCTTTTGCCAATGACATTTCCATTTCAAATGCCTGGAGCAAAGAATCCATTGGCCGTGTGCCCAATGGGGCCGTGTTTTTCAATATTGAAAATGCCGGTGCCGAGGACCGGGTTATTGGCGCAACATCCGATCTGGCGGACAGAACCGAGCTGCATACCCACATCATGGACGGGAATGTGATGAAGATGCGCCAGGTGAAAGACGGTGTGGCGGTACCCGCCCACGGGGCCGTGGCCTTTAAGCCGGGCAGTTATCATGTGATGTTATTGGGCCTGCATGATCCGCTCAAGGCGGGGCAGCATATTGCCTTGACCCTGCAATTTGAAAAGGCAGGCGATGTTCCGGTGGATGCCAAAGTTCTCACCCTTGATGACGCCTCCAAAATGGCGGTGCCTGGTACCATGAACATGAATGCGAAACAGGGCATGAAAGGTGCGATGGATCCTTCCGGTGGCATGGGCAAAATGAAAAACTGA
- a CDS encoding cupin domain-containing protein, with protein MPTIDELIARLNLVPHPEGGYFAETFRASETTNPAGRYPAARATGTAIYYLLTPDTFSGMHILTSDEIFHFYMGDAVEQLQLFADGRHALVEIGTDITAGQRPQRVVPKNVWQGARLKPGGTFALLGCTVAPGFDFADFSMGKRADLVARWPAARDMITALTRD; from the coding sequence ATGCCCACAATTGACGAACTGATTGCCCGGCTGAACCTGGTGCCGCATCCCGAAGGCGGTTATTTCGCCGAAACATTTCGTGCCAGCGAAACCACCAATCCCGCCGGGCGCTATCCGGCGGCGCGCGCGACGGGCACGGCGATATATTATCTTTTAACCCCTGATACCTTTTCGGGGATGCACATCCTGACCTCCGACGAGATTTTTCATTTCTATATGGGCGACGCGGTGGAGCAACTTCAGCTTTTTGCCGATGGCCGCCACGCCCTTGTTGAAATTGGCACCGACATTACCGCCGGGCAGCGCCCGCAAAGGGTGGTGCCAAAAAATGTCTGGCAGGGTGCGCGTTTAAAACCGGGCGGCACATTTGCCCTGCTGGGCTGTACCGTGGCCCCGGGATTTGACTTTGCCGATTTTTCGATGGGCAAACGCGCCGACCTTGTGGCCCGCTGGCCCGCGGCGCGCGATATGATAACGGCCTTGACCCGGGACTGA
- a CDS encoding LysE family translocator produces the protein MSLDTWLVFMGAAFALSIAPGPNNLMAMFNGARYGVGASAFGGIGRLIAFALMIAITATGLGVVLATSELAFVVIKWAGAAYLVYLGIKTWRSTVASANTDDAAPAEDAVLGRRPRAIDLARREFLTAMGNPKAILIFTAFFPQFLNAQHSYGLQFAIMGVTFLAMEACVLMAYGLVGGQVKGFVRSARHLRILNRVSGGVLIGAGAMLAAARR, from the coding sequence ATGTCGTTAGATACATGGCTGGTTTTTATGGGCGCGGCCTTTGCGCTGTCCATCGCGCCAGGGCCCAATAACCTGATGGCAATGTTTAATGGCGCACGTTATGGCGTTGGGGCCTCTGCCTTTGGCGGTATTGGCCGTTTGATTGCATTTGCCCTGATGATTGCCATTACCGCAACCGGGCTTGGCGTGGTGCTGGCAACCAGCGAACTTGCCTTTGTCGTCATCAAATGGGCCGGGGCAGCCTATCTGGTTTATCTGGGCATCAAAACCTGGCGCAGCACTGTTGCATCGGCAAATACGGACGATGCGGCCCCCGCCGAAGACGCGGTTTTGGGGCGGCGTCCGCGCGCCATTGACCTGGCCCGGCGGGAATTTTTAACCGCAATGGGGAATCCCAAGGCGATCCTTATTTTCACGGCATTTTTCCCGCAATTTTTGAATGCACAGCATTCCTACGGCCTGCAATTTGCCATTATGGGCGTGACGTTCCTGGCAATGGAGGCCTGCGTATTAATGGCCTATGGTTTGGTGGGCGGGCAGGTAAAGGGCTTTGTGCGCTCTGCCCGGCATTTGCGCATTTTAAACCGTGTGAGTGGCGGTGTGCTCATTGGTGCGGGGGCGATGCTGGCTGCCGCGCGTCGCTAA
- a CDS encoding FAD-dependent oxidoreductase: MSKSQHTYSRRTILKGLTALAGAYAAPSLLTGFRNAQAAYPTTMPDLPPGFGKGKSVAIIGAGVAGLTAAYRLANAGFKVAVFEADSRYGGRSLTARPSDTHYKDWWFKNHKDAHLFPAMYADRYQERRESPAPEVQTCSFMDNKWQKAGYQGDPVELFLNAGPGRIPSNHVNLIALCQEIGVDLETYIFQSMSNLMQSPTYNNGNPAAIGDVTYNLYGEMAEMMYGAIREGCMLQGKSLSDADKKQLENLARLFGDLDKAGRFNGSPRSGYDKMPGGWRDGGKRRAQISLDDILKSQFIGDADANPELSPGSFLFNSFNIDWQPTLMQPIGGMDRIWQQLLLQKIPASAIDSRVNGNRENASSDPRVGDLVSLNSPTQDIIVREDSIQVRYTPKNEKNWIGVKFDFCISTMAPSLLQKVLDYPAAPRPFIRGLQAFSETGSWGNSDPTPNLWTPAIKVGWQGMERFWETEDEIYGGISWTTNKIGQIWYPSEDFTAHTGILTGAYNRGENAAEYAQMNNQQRLDTARKGLALLHPGNEDKVGHGMSIAWQYMPHQVGGWASDTATETPDVYKQITTFAKNSRFYCAGDTWSYLPGWQEGSVASAYCAINAIAHAMDPANNAFAVSACFTGSN, encoded by the coding sequence ATGTCAAAGTCTCAGCACACTTATTCGCGCCGCACAATTTTAAAGGGGCTGACAGCCCTGGCCGGGGCCTATGCCGCACCGTCACTTTTAACCGGTTTTCGGAATGCCCAGGCGGCTTATCCAACAACAATGCCGGATTTGCCGCCGGGATTTGGCAAAGGCAAATCGGTTGCCATCATTGGTGCCGGGGTTGCAGGGTTAACCGCGGCGTATCGGCTGGCAAATGCCGGTTTCAAGGTTGCCGTGTTCGAGGCGGACAGCCGTTACGGCGGCCGCAGCCTGACAGCGCGCCCCAGCGACACGCATTATAAGGACTGGTGGTTTAAAAACCACAAGGATGCCCATCTGTTTCCCGCCATGTATGCAGATCGCTATCAGGAACGGCGAGAAAGCCCGGCACCGGAAGTACAAACCTGTAGCTTCATGGATAATAAATGGCAAAAAGCTGGCTATCAGGGCGACCCGGTTGAGTTGTTTCTTAATGCGGGGCCGGGGCGTATTCCCTCCAACCATGTTAATTTAATTGCCCTGTGCCAGGAAATCGGTGTTGATCTGGAAACCTATATTTTCCAGTCCATGTCCAACCTGATGCAAAGCCCGACCTATAATAATGGCAACCCCGCAGCGATAGGCGACGTCACCTACAACCTGTATGGTGAAATGGCCGAAATGATGTATGGCGCCATTCGTGAAGGCTGCATGTTGCAGGGTAAAAGCCTTTCCGATGCGGATAAAAAGCAGCTTGAAAACCTCGCGCGTCTGTTTGGCGACCTTGACAAGGCAGGACGCTTCAACGGGTCCCCCCGGTCCGGGTACGATAAAATGCCCGGCGGCTGGCGCGATGGTGGCAAACGCCGGGCGCAAATAAGCCTGGATGACATTTTAAAATCGCAATTCATTGGCGATGCCGATGCCAACCCCGAACTTTCACCAGGCTCGTTCCTGTTTAACAGTTTCAATATCGACTGGCAGCCCACCCTGATGCAGCCCATCGGCGGCATGGACCGGATCTGGCAGCAGCTTTTACTGCAAAAAATTCCGGCCAGCGCAATTGATTCCCGCGTTAATGGTAACCGGGAAAATGCCAGTTCCGACCCACGTGTGGGCGACCTTGTTTCACTGAACAGTCCGACACAGGATATCATCGTCAGAGAAGACAGTATTCAAGTTCGCTACACACCTAAAAATGAAAAAAACTGGATTGGTGTCAAATTTGACTTCTGCATTTCTACAATGGCACCGTCCTTGCTGCAAAAGGTACTGGATTATCCCGCCGCACCCAGACCGTTTATCAGAGGCCTGCAAGCATTTTCAGAAACCGGAAGCTGGGGCAATAGCGACCCTACCCCCAACCTCTGGACACCTGCCATCAAGGTCGGCTGGCAAGGCATGGAACGGTTCTGGGAAACCGAAGATGAAATTTATGGCGGCATTTCCTGGACCACCAATAAAATCGGCCAGATCTGGTATCCGTCCGAAGATTTTACCGCCCATACCGGCATCCTGACGGGGGCCTATAACCGGGGCGAAAACGCAGCGGAATACGCGCAAATGAATAATCAGCAACGCCTGGATACAGCCCGAAAAGGATTGGCGCTGCTGCATCCGGGCAATGAGGACAAGGTGGGTCACGGCATGTCGATTGCCTGGCAATATATGCCCCACCAGGTTGGCGGCTGGGCATCGGATACGGCAACCGAAACCCCGGATGTGTACAAACAAATCACGACCTTTGCCAAAAACAGCCGGTTTTATTGCGCGGGCGACACCTGGAGTTATCTGCCCGGCTGGCAGGAAGGGTCGGTGGCATCTGCCTATTGCGCCATAAACGCCATCGCCCATGCAATGGACCCGGCCAATAATGCCTTTGCCGTCAGCGCCTGTTTTACCGGTAGCAATTAA